A stretch of Deltaproteobacteria bacterium DNA encodes these proteins:
- a CDS encoding bifunctional folylpolyglutamate synthase/dihydrofolate synthase, whose product MERLENLLKVFNPHCIKPGLSRIKEFLRKIGNPQQKLNVILVGGTNGKGSVCNFLTDILVDNGYKVGTFTSPHIFHVNERIKINQKPYLNLYPYAKEIFERCETLTEKPTYFEFLTALAYLVFAQEKVDFAIMEVGLGGRFDAVNVVRPLLSVIVTISKDHTEFLGNEISQIAYEKAGIIHEKIPVFTGFLKKEALGVIKERAKQKNCLFYPLKQHYIKINKDKFSFSNENINIKNIKLSMKGRNQIYNASLSMHIASNLNIPIKKGIIEKSFWPARIEIIKNKRKTVIIDGCHNVESAIALSDFLKNYKQEKTLIFSALKDKDTKGMLKILLPHFSDVKIIKINNERAIPTHILCHTVQQLRFKGNCKTFPSLNEAFLHTLLERDFIVICGSLYLIPQAKACLLKSCRFSFQ is encoded by the coding sequence ATGGAACGATTAGAAAATCTGCTAAAGGTATTTAATCCTCACTGCATAAAACCAGGATTATCTCGTATAAAAGAGTTTCTAAGAAAAATTGGCAATCCACAACAAAAACTAAATGTGATTTTAGTGGGGGGAACAAATGGAAAGGGCTCGGTATGCAATTTTCTCACCGATATATTAGTTGATAATGGATATAAAGTAGGAACATTTACCTCTCCTCATATATTTCATGTAAATGAAAGGATAAAGATCAATCAAAAGCCTTATTTAAATCTGTATCCTTATGCCAAAGAGATATTTGAAAGATGTGAAACTTTAACGGAAAAACCCACCTATTTTGAATTTCTCACCGCCTTAGCTTATCTGGTATTTGCACAGGAAAAGGTGGATTTTGCCATTATGGAAGTAGGGTTGGGAGGAAGATTTGATGCTGTAAATGTTGTTCGGCCACTCCTCAGTGTAATTGTTACTATATCAAAGGATCATACAGAATTCTTAGGAAACGAAATTTCTCAGATTGCCTATGAAAAAGCCGGCATTATCCATGAGAAAATTCCCGTGTTTACAGGATTTTTGAAAAAAGAAGCTCTGGGGGTAATAAAAGAAAGAGCAAAACAAAAAAACTGCCTGTTTTATCCTCTAAAACAACATTACATAAAAATAAACAAAGATAAGTTTAGCTTTAGTAATGAAAATATAAACATAAAAAATATAAAGCTTTCAATGAAGGGCAGAAATCAAATATACAACGCCTCTTTATCCATGCATATAGCATCAAACCTGAATATCCCGATCAAAAAAGGAATTATAGAAAAGAGTTTTTGGCCGGCCAGAATAGAGATAATAAAAAACAAGAGGAAAACGGTAATAATAGACGGATGCCATAATGTAGAGAGCGCGATAGCGCTATCAGACTTTTTAAAAAACTATAAGCAGGAAAAAACACTGATTTTCAGCGCCCTAAAGGATAAAGACACAAAAGGAATGTTGAAAATATTGCTCCCTCATTTCTCAGATGTAAAGATAATAAAAATAAACAACGAGAGAGCAATACCTACACACATTCTTTGTCATACTGTCCAACAGTTACGGTTCAAAGGAAACTGCAAAACATTCCCTTCATTAAACGAAGCATTCCTTCACACTCTATTAGAACGAGACTTCATTGTTATCTGCGGCTCGTTATATCTCATTCCTCAAGCGAAGGCCTGTCTCTTAAAGTCCTGCCGCTTCTCTTTTCAGTAA
- a CDS encoding pyruvate ferredoxin oxidoreductase (catalyzes the formation of acetyl-CoA from pyruvate and coenzyme A): MAFLNNLAKREERFAPGHRLCPGCGQSIIARALLNITDYEIVIASATGCLEVCSGLFPYTTWRVPWIHSAFENAASTIAGVEAMYRVWKRKGKTDKDIKFVALASDGGTYDIGLQALSGALERWHDFLYLCIDNQAYENTGVQRSSASPFGVNTTTTPVGKVKRGKEQKRKDIMSVVEGHHIPYAAQASLHDWRDLMNKIKRALDTEGPTYINVIQPCCTGWGFPPEMTIEVAKIAVETCAWPIYEIIDGKIKINYKPKKKLPIEEYFKMQGRFIHILKPQNKDLLQKAQQFTDEHWEWLLKREAAGL, from the coding sequence ATGGCTTTTTTAAATAATTTAGCGAAAAGAGAAGAGCGTTTTGCTCCAGGTCATAGGTTGTGTCCTGGTTGTGGACAGTCCATTATCGCTAGAGCGCTTTTAAATATAACGGATTATGAAATAGTAATTGCCAGTGCTACCGGTTGTTTGGAGGTATGTTCAGGACTCTTCCCATACACCACCTGGCGTGTTCCATGGATACACAGTGCTTTTGAGAATGCAGCTTCTACTATTGCCGGTGTGGAGGCAATGTATAGGGTGTGGAAGAGAAAGGGTAAAACGGACAAAGATATAAAATTTGTGGCTTTAGCCAGTGACGGAGGAACATACGATATAGGACTACAGGCTCTCTCAGGAGCTTTGGAAAGATGGCACGATTTTTTATACCTTTGTATAGATAACCAAGCTTATGAGAATACTGGTGTTCAAAGATCCAGCGCCTCTCCTTTTGGTGTAAATACTACGACAACACCTGTGGGAAAGGTAAAAAGGGGTAAAGAGCAAAAAAGAAAGGATATTATGTCTGTGGTTGAAGGTCACCATATTCCCTATGCTGCGCAAGCCTCTTTGCATGATTGGAGAGACTTAATGAACAAGATAAAGCGGGCCCTCGATACGGAAGGACCAACATATATAAATGTTATTCAACCTTGCTGTACAGGATGGGGATTCCCGCCGGAGATGACGATTGAAGTAGCAAAAATAGCGGTTGAAACATGCGCCTGGCCCATCTATGAGATAATAGATGGAAAAATAAAGATAAATTATAAACCGAAGAAAAAGTTGCCCATTGAAGAGTACTTTAAAATGCAGGGAAGATTTATACACATATTAAAGCCGCAGAATAAAGATCTTTTGCAGAAAGCACAGCAATTTACAGATGAACATTGGGAATGGTTACTGAAAAGAGAAGCGGCAGGACTTTAA